A single Mytilus trossulus isolate FHL-02 chromosome 12, PNRI_Mtr1.1.1.hap1, whole genome shotgun sequence DNA region contains:
- the LOC134692311 gene encoding uncharacterized protein LOC134692311 translates to MVYMLIYHELRNDQVKFAKQIEKWKEDDKSFKSTNGSNAVLKSIQEQPSVAITGSFGVGKTAILYHVAIEMCSKGYIVVPIGGPLEVQKYNHPVEKNLFIVDNFCDECDLDEEEVEAWNNCNVEFDEKCKLLVSCKLQVYRSMKHAKLENISFHECNLLSNVLCLSREERQTIAKEKYGIDIADIDEYIELYNCFPLLCQYFIKSNNNVNERAFFENPFEVFETQFKMLQEVFAYGKVSALMTLLMFDDNVREVMILGDINADDKDILLNTSKACKLNSANVYNTIHRELESLIDTYLVKREGIYHALNERILNFLIRYFGKQMTELLIQHSCRSFFQTRLQLSDPSKEKQDYELSKTVGKSEKKTEYTYHETWDKVGQNVVVLESEEYRKLYVNRMFTDWSKGYVKDAFKNPNFVHVFSFKYLEKKDKDELKQLTEITDLTDGSTPLIAYFDDRTYTHSPSENVYDIAFHWLIDFGCSVNKPNVNGETALFLAVSNGTVDVVKLLLDNEADSNICTNEGYSPLYKACEKDNNEVVNLLLSSGADCNKCSKNGDSPLHAACSGGYISIVNNLLKNNADVNIRNKEGYTPLDVARLNDHQDIINESCNS, encoded by the coding sequence tCAAGTTTGCTAAGCAGATAGAAAAATGGAAAGAAGAcgataaaagttttaaaagtaccaACGGATCTAACGCTGTCCTTAAATCGATTCAGGAACAGCCATCTGTAGCTATTACAGGAAGTTTTGGTGTTGGAAAAACCGCTATCCTCTACCACGTAGCTATAGAAATGTGTTCAAAAGGATATATTGTTGTCCCTATAGGAGGACCTTTGGAAGTACAAAAATATAACCATCCTGTTGAGAAGAATTTGTTCATAGTAGATAATTTTTGCGATGAATGCGATTTAGACGAAGAAGAAGTTGAGGCATGGAACAACTGTAATGTAGAGTTCgatgaaaaatgtaaattactTGTATCGTGCAAACTGCAGGTTTATAGATCAATGAAACATGCCAAACTGGAAAACATTAGTTTTCATGAATGTAACttgctttcaaatgttttatgtttatctCGAGAAGAAAGGCAAACAATCGCAAAAGAAAAGTATGGAATTGACATAGCTGATATTGATGAGTATATTGAATTATACAACTGTTTTCCCCTTTTATGCCAgtattttattaaatcaaataataatgtTAATGAGAGGGCCTTCTTTGAAAATCCATTTGAAGTTTTtgaaacacaatttaaaatgttGCAGGAGGTATTTGCCTATGGTAAAGTCTCCGCATTAATGACCTTACTAATGTTTGATGATAATGTCCGCGAAGTTATGATCTTGGGAGATATTAATGCCGACGACAAagatattcttttaaatacaaGCAAAGCCTGCAAATTAAATTCGGCAAATGTATACAACACAATACACAGAGAACTCGAAAGCTTGATCGACACGTATCTTGTGAAAAGGGAAGGTATTTACCATGCTCTAAATGAGAGAATATTAAACTTTCTAATACGTTATTTTGGAAAGCAAATGACAGAACTGCTAATACAGCATTCTTGTCGCTCCTTCTTCCAAACCAGATTACAGTTGTCTGACCCGTCAAAGGAGAAACAAGATTATGAATTGTCCAAGACGGTtggaaaaagtgaaaaaaaaactgaatacaCTTATCATGAAACATGGGATAAAGTTGGTCAGAATGTAGTTGTACTAGAGAGTGAAGAATATCGAAAGCTTTATGTAAATCGAATGTTTACAGACTGGTCAAAGGGATATGTGAAAGATGCTttcaaaaatccaaattttgTTCATGTATTTTCGTTCAAGTACTTAGAGAAGAAAGATAAAGATGAATTGAAGCAGTTAACCGAAATAACAGATTTAACCGATGGCTCGACACCTCTAATTGCCTACTTCGATGATAGAACATATACACATTCTCCTTCCGAAAATGTGTACGATATAGCTTTCCATTGGTTAATTGATTTCGGGTGCTCTGTAAATAAACCAAATGTTAACGGAGAGACTGCACTTTTTCTAGCTGTGTCGAACGGTACCGTAGATGTGGTAAAGCTTCTGTTAGATAATGAAGCCGACAGTAATATATGCACAAACGAAGGCTATTCGCCATTATATAAGGCTTGTGAAAAAGATAACAATGAAGTAGTAAATCTTTTGCTTTCTTCTGGGGCGGACTGCAATAAGTGTTCGAAAAATGGCGATTCGCCATTGCATGCTGCTTGTTCTGGTGGATATATATCTATTGTAAATAACTTACTAAAAAACAATGCtgatgtaaatataagaaataaagaagGTTACACGCCACTCGATGTGGCTCGTCTAAATGATCAtcaagacattataaatgagtCCTGTAACAGTTAA